The following coding sequences are from one Dreissena polymorpha isolate Duluth1 chromosome 8, UMN_Dpol_1.0, whole genome shotgun sequence window:
- the LOC127841855 gene encoding dipeptidase 2-like, with protein MYITYYYKFLADHIEYIKDLIGVDHVGIGSDYDGADIFPVGLENVSFYPELFAELVKRGWSDIDLQKLAGRNVIRVFHEVEKVRDSMKSIDPIEDHLDPSEQIDRKCRTTWY; from the exons ATGTATATCACGTACTACTATAAATTTCTTGCAGATCATATAGAATACATCAAAGACCTGATTGGTGTCGACCACGTGGGTATAGGGTCGGACTATGATGGCGCAgacat ATTCCCTGTAGGCTTGGAGAATGTCTCTTTCTATCCTGAGCTCTTTGCCGAGCTGGTGAAACGAGGCTGGAGTGACATTGACCTGCAAAAGTTGGCGGGAAGAAATGTCATTCGCGTGTTCCATGAAGTGGAGAAG GTTCGAGACAGCATGAAGTCAATTGATCCAATTGAAGACCATCTTGACCCGTCAGAGCAGATCGACCGGAAATGCCGAACTACGTGGTACTAA
- the LOC127840477 gene encoding uncharacterized protein LOC127840477: MVEEVSDPMSASMAATYFSEEVEREMIHLGDEKTADLCRDIRLWWAAEDTAGISAKDRVVNRLMLRNRLINNYDFGSFPPATMYINGWPIQLWEALIAHIDAKIILYSLCHGGTYNVRAFSSLAGETFFSELTLNDRRGQGTVTTEEFGRFVGNSIEQMQARLDPDR, translated from the coding sequence ATGGTCGAGGAGGTTTCTGACCCGATGTCTGCTTCAATGGCTGCAACTTATTTTTCAGAAGAAGTAGAACGTGAAATGATACATTTAGGTGACGAGAAGACGGCCGATCTTTGTCGTGACATCAGATTGTGGTGGGCAGCAGAGGATACGGCCGGAATCTCTGCAAAGGATAGGGTGGTTAATAGACTGATGCTTCGAAATAGACTCATTAACAACTACGATTTCGGTTCATTTCCCCCAGCCACTATGTATATCAATGGATGGCCCATTCAGCTTTGGGAGGCGCTCATCGCTCACATCGACGCCAAAATAATTCTCTATTCACTATGTCATGGAGGAACATACAACGTCAGAGCCTTCAGTAGCTTGGCTGGTGAGACGTTTTTCTCCGAACTGACCTTAAACGACAGACGGGGGCAAGGCACGGTGACTACTGAAGAATTTGGACGGTTTGTGGGTAATTCCATTGAGCAAATGCAGGCTCGACTTGACCCGGATAGGTAA